The following proteins are encoded in a genomic region of Pelodictyon phaeoclathratiforme BU-1:
- the trxA gene encoding thioredoxin has product MAQSLHDLIQSSPLPVFVDFWAEWCGPCRSVAPVVKQLAAEFKGRLTVVKVNVDKQPEAASRYQVQSIPALMLFHRGELKWRTAGALSYPQLKAEVTKALGI; this is encoded by the coding sequence ATGGCACAGTCACTCCATGATCTCATTCAGTCAAGTCCTCTTCCCGTCTTTGTCGATTTCTGGGCAGAGTGGTGCGGACCCTGCAGAAGCGTTGCTCCAGTGGTCAAACAGCTTGCCGCAGAATTCAAAGGCAGGCTTACGGTGGTGAAGGTGAACGTCGATAAACAGCCCGAAGCAGCATCCCGATACCAGGTACAGAGCATTCCTGCGCTCATGCTCTTTCACCGGGGAGAGCTGAAATGGCGAACTGCCGGAGCCCTTTCCTATCCGCAACTGAAAGCCGAGGTGACGAAGGCGCTCGGTATTTAA
- the folE gene encoding GTP cyclohydrolase I FolE → MKQEKMPSAISESNPLPSGRRSCYDDDDCMAEHVQNDPMIINGISSAVSAMLEGIGEDPQREGLLKTPERVAKSLRFLTKGYREDPEELLKKAVFTEAYDEMVLVRDIDLFSMCEHHMLPFFGKAHVAYIPDGKIVGLSKLARVVEVFARRLQVQERLTQQIRDAIQNVLNPKGVAVVIEAKHLCMVMRGVEKINSVTTTSAMSGQFITSQSTRSEFLRLIKP, encoded by the coding sequence ATGAAACAGGAAAAAATGCCGTCCGCTATCTCGGAGAGTAACCCCCTTCCTTCAGGCAGGAGGAGCTGCTACGATGATGACGACTGCATGGCGGAACATGTACAAAACGACCCCATGATTATCAACGGGATCTCCAGTGCGGTCTCTGCCATGCTTGAAGGAATCGGAGAGGACCCTCAACGGGAAGGGTTGCTGAAAACACCTGAACGGGTTGCGAAATCGCTTCGCTTTCTGACCAAAGGGTATCGTGAGGATCCTGAAGAGCTTTTGAAAAAGGCGGTTTTTACCGAGGCCTATGATGAAATGGTGCTGGTGCGGGATATCGACCTCTTTTCAATGTGCGAACACCATATGCTCCCCTTTTTCGGCAAGGCGCATGTTGCCTATATTCCAGACGGTAAAATTGTGGGGCTTTCAAAGCTTGCCCGGGTGGTTGAAGTCTTTGCTCGCCGACTCCAGGTACAGGAACGGCTTACCCAGCAGATCCGGGATGCCATTCAGAATGTGCTGAACCCGAAAGGTGTGGCGGTTGTCATTGAGGCAAAGCATCTCTGCATGGTGATGCGTGGCGTTGAAAAAATCAATTCTGTCACCACAACCTCTGCCATGTCGGGTCAATTCATTACTTCACAGTCTACCAGAAGTGAGTTTCTGCGTCTGATCAAGCCGTAG
- a CDS encoding HyaD/HybD family hydrogenase maturation endopeptidase yields the protein MKYNRINIIGLGNVLHGDEGFGVAALNRFRESSDFPERVNCIDGGTQGIYLLDYIESCDAVIVFDALIPLDYERRVYVYRNDELPAFIHRKMSSHQMGFSELLGLARLRGKMPHELVLIGVPPKELELSMELSPEVALLLPEAVEAGREIVEGWLAEE from the coding sequence GTGAAGTACAATCGTATCAATATTATCGGCCTTGGCAACGTGCTCCATGGCGATGAGGGTTTCGGAGTTGCAGCTCTCAACCGTTTTCGTGAATCATCGGATTTTCCTGAACGGGTGAACTGTATCGATGGCGGAACCCAGGGAATCTACCTGCTCGACTACATCGAGTCGTGCGATGCCGTCATTGTTTTTGACGCACTCATTCCCCTCGACTATGAGCGCCGGGTCTATGTCTATCGCAATGATGAACTACCCGCTTTTATTCATCGCAAAATGTCCTCGCATCAGATGGGATTCAGCGAATTGCTCGGACTGGCCCGGCTGCGCGGCAAAATGCCCCATGAGCTTGTGCTGATTGGCGTTCCTCCCAAAGAGCTTGAACTCTCCATGGAATTAAGTCCTGAAGTTGCTCTCCTGCTGCCTGAAGCGGTAGAGGCGGGGCGGGAAATTGTAGAAGGATGGTTGGCGGAGGAGTAG
- a CDS encoding 6-carboxytetrahydropterin synthase, with the protein MNDLLRKPRKVYVSRKIEFNAAHRLFNPLFTEQENLELYGKCSNTFGHGHNYLLDVTISGIANQETGFLFDLKELKIILEEEIIARFDHKHLNHDVPELQECVPTTEVLAVLIWDILEKRLHNINNRELSLHEVTIYETGKNAVRYLGE; encoded by the coding sequence ATGAATGATCTTTTAAGGAAGCCAAGGAAGGTCTACGTTTCACGGAAAATCGAGTTTAATGCCGCTCACCGTCTTTTCAATCCGCTCTTTACGGAGCAGGAGAACCTTGAGCTTTATGGAAAATGCAGCAATACATTCGGCCACGGGCACAATTATCTGCTTGACGTGACCATTTCGGGCATTGCAAACCAGGAGACGGGTTTTCTCTTCGATTTGAAAGAGCTTAAAATAATCCTTGAGGAGGAGATCATTGCCCGGTTCGACCACAAACACCTGAACCATGACGTACCGGAACTGCAGGAGTGCGTTCCTACTACCGAAGTGCTCGCGGTGCTGATATGGGATATTCTTGAAAAACGACTGCACAACATCAATAACCGGGAGCTTTCGCTCCATGAAGTGACTATCTATGAAACAGGAAAAAATGCCGTCCGCTATCTCGGAGAGTAA
- a CDS encoding OsmC family protein: protein MHVTVTFNEKMPLSGIDGKGHQTLFDTSPEFSGTGSAASPMDTVLEALGACSMMDIISILKKMRREPLLLKAEVTAQRAEEHPKVFTAIQILYTLESPGCTPAECEKAVRLSMEKYCSVAAMLRASGCNITWSAELVQGERKEEESGLVKE from the coding sequence ATGCATGTAACTGTCACGTTCAATGAAAAAATGCCGCTCTCCGGCATAGATGGCAAAGGCCATCAAACCCTTTTTGACACCTCTCCCGAGTTTTCAGGCACCGGCTCTGCAGCTTCACCAATGGATACCGTCCTTGAAGCGCTTGGCGCCTGCTCCATGATGGATATCATCAGCATTCTGAAAAAGATGAGAAGAGAGCCGCTCCTCCTCAAGGCAGAGGTAACGGCTCAAAGGGCTGAAGAGCACCCCAAGGTTTTTACCGCAATCCAGATACTCTACACCCTTGAAAGTCCAGGTTGCACCCCTGCCGAATGTGAAAAAGCCGTGCGCCTTTCGATGGAGAAGTACTGCAGCGTTGCCGCCATGCTGAGAGCGTCGGGGTGCAACATAACCTGGTCAGCGGAGCTTGTGCAGGGAGAACGGAAAGAAGAGGAATCAGGGTTGGTAAAGGAGTGA